In the Arthrobacter sp. 31Y genome, one interval contains:
- a CDS encoding alpha/beta fold hydrolase, whose protein sequence is MANFFHTNDGVRLAYDDEGTGPAVLLVHGFSCQAAHWAFQRAALLDAGYRVIGIDLRLHGRSETPPHGQRISRLGEDLRELLEHLDLQNVAVVAHSMGVSVTLAYFSLYGTDRVAAFVAIDQSPKIVNDESWHGGLRSVEWSNLWDAVNYRVPWGDWSREPAMPAHVQQLMAEAGPLTEYPEGAVRQLMVDHFSADWRDVLPGVGVPAWVATGRHSPVFPEEGMRMFSDALPKSSLSIFEHSGHCPHWNEPDAFNRELLAFLNGVTVS, encoded by the coding sequence GTGGCTAACTTCTTCCACACCAACGACGGCGTAAGGCTCGCTTACGACGACGAAGGCACCGGTCCCGCCGTACTGCTCGTGCACGGTTTTTCCTGTCAGGCGGCGCACTGGGCTTTTCAGCGGGCCGCCCTTCTCGACGCCGGATACCGGGTAATTGGGATCGACTTGCGGCTTCATGGGAGGTCCGAGACACCGCCTCATGGACAGCGCATATCGCGCCTCGGCGAAGATCTTCGGGAACTGCTGGAACACCTGGACCTCCAGAACGTCGCAGTGGTGGCGCATTCCATGGGAGTCTCGGTTACCCTGGCCTACTTCAGCCTCTACGGAACGGACCGTGTCGCAGCCTTCGTGGCGATTGATCAGTCACCAAAGATCGTCAACGACGAGTCATGGCACGGTGGACTGCGGTCCGTTGAGTGGAGCAATCTCTGGGACGCCGTCAACTACCGCGTTCCGTGGGGCGATTGGTCACGTGAGCCCGCTATGCCCGCCCATGTGCAGCAACTCATGGCTGAAGCGGGCCCCCTCACGGAGTACCCCGAAGGGGCGGTGCGGCAATTGATGGTGGACCATTTCTCGGCAGACTGGCGGGATGTTCTTCCAGGCGTAGGGGTTCCGGCATGGGTGGCAACCGGACGGCACTCCCCGGTGTTTCCGGAGGAGGGGATGCGCATGTTTTCGGATGCCTTGCCGAAATCATCCCTCAGCATCTTCGAACACAGCGGCCACTGCCCGCACTGGAACGAACCGGATGCATTCAACCGTGAGCTGCTCGCTTTCCTGAATGGTGTTACGGTTAGTTGA
- a CDS encoding NADH:flavin oxidoreductase — translation MSILEHSATTDTTESTSAESTVPYPALYQPGSIGKMVLRNRFVQSPIFTQFAESDGEIGERFIDYHRARARGGVGLIITENTSIDWKVGRTVGHPMRIDHDRYISGLQELVEAVHNEGAKIAVQLHHTGRQNSRKNTETNEPPIAPTAGITSAFGTSPREIDAYEIPGLIELYAAGARRAVAAGFDAVEIHGAHGYLPGQFLSPRTNKRTDHYGGTLENRARFGLELVRAVRAAVGPDYPVLYRLSVEEPYEDGLTLEDGLAFCKMLEPFVDALDVSAGNYDTATTLIPFKIGGSLLHYAKRVKEIVSIPVIGVGRLTWRLDDCQEAVEAGEVDFVAFGRSGLADPDTVAKTRRGQESHVRRCLAVNECISRWMFAGQRTQCVINPALGQERRADEARRPAPVAKSVAVVGAGPAGAEAAILAAHRGHKVTVFDQADRVGGQLVAWAASPAMTAELENLIGFYEAELASNGVATHLGRAVTPTDLSAFDVILLATGTQPDAAPDGSIDAVRMLSTRDLPASPAFDVYGGTEVGAHAALWLAANGKDVTLSVPGADIALDTNDMLREELRQDLVNANITVRTNQDTPGTGQVVWAGERISDRFLANLVDGDKVIEVGTRFRGGRLYEATQSGFWTAARI, via the coding sequence ATGAGCATTTTGGAGCACTCAGCCACCACGGACACTACTGAATCCACTTCTGCAGAGAGCACTGTGCCCTACCCGGCGCTATACCAGCCGGGCAGCATCGGGAAGATGGTCCTGCGCAACAGGTTTGTGCAGTCGCCGATTTTCACGCAGTTCGCGGAGTCAGACGGCGAAATCGGTGAGAGATTCATCGACTACCATCGCGCCCGGGCCAGAGGCGGCGTTGGACTGATCATTACGGAGAACACTTCCATAGATTGGAAGGTCGGACGGACCGTGGGCCATCCCATGCGGATCGATCACGACCGATACATATCCGGACTCCAGGAACTGGTTGAAGCGGTACACAACGAGGGCGCCAAGATCGCAGTACAACTCCACCACACGGGTCGGCAGAACTCGCGGAAGAACACCGAAACCAACGAACCGCCCATTGCCCCTACGGCAGGGATCACCAGTGCCTTTGGAACTTCACCGCGCGAGATCGACGCCTACGAAATCCCGGGCTTGATCGAACTTTACGCCGCCGGGGCACGGCGCGCTGTCGCTGCGGGCTTTGACGCCGTCGAGATCCACGGCGCGCACGGCTACCTGCCGGGACAGTTCCTGTCTCCTCGCACCAACAAGCGAACCGATCACTACGGAGGCACGCTGGAAAATCGTGCACGTTTCGGTTTGGAACTGGTTCGGGCAGTCCGGGCGGCGGTTGGCCCCGATTACCCGGTCCTCTACCGGCTTAGCGTCGAGGAACCGTATGAAGACGGACTGACCCTGGAAGACGGCCTTGCTTTCTGCAAAATGCTGGAACCTTTCGTTGATGCCTTGGACGTATCGGCCGGCAACTATGACACTGCTACGACCCTCATTCCCTTCAAGATCGGCGGCTCCCTCCTTCATTACGCCAAGAGAGTCAAAGAGATCGTCTCCATCCCCGTCATTGGCGTGGGACGCCTTACCTGGCGACTGGATGACTGCCAGGAAGCAGTGGAAGCGGGCGAGGTTGATTTCGTTGCTTTCGGCCGCAGCGGACTGGCCGATCCAGACACTGTAGCCAAGACCCGGCGCGGGCAGGAGTCGCACGTTCGCCGCTGCTTGGCCGTCAATGAGTGCATCAGCCGGTGGATGTTTGCCGGGCAGCGCACCCAATGCGTTATTAACCCAGCCTTGGGCCAGGAGCGGCGGGCAGACGAAGCCCGTCGGCCAGCGCCGGTTGCGAAATCCGTTGCCGTCGTAGGCGCTGGTCCCGCCGGAGCTGAAGCTGCCATCCTGGCAGCACACCGTGGCCATAAGGTCACCGTCTTTGACCAGGCAGATCGCGTTGGCGGCCAGCTTGTTGCCTGGGCAGCTTCACCTGCCATGACCGCTGAACTCGAGAACCTCATAGGATTCTACGAGGCCGAATTGGCAAGCAACGGAGTCGCCACACACCTGGGCCGTGCTGTCACCCCCACCGACCTGTCTGCCTTCGACGTCATCCTCCTGGCGACAGGCACACAGCCCGATGCAGCTCCCGACGGCTCCATCGACGCAGTACGGATGCTATCAACACGGGATCTTCCGGCCTCACCCGCGTTCGACGTGTATGGCGGAACGGAAGTGGGCGCTCACGCAGCCCTATGGCTGGCGGCCAACGGAAAGGATGTGACGTTATCCGTTCCGGGTGCGGATATTGCGCTCGACACCAACGACATGCTCCGCGAAGAACTCCGGCAGGACCTGGTCAATGCGAACATCACGGTGCGGACCAACCAGGACACCCCCGGCACCGGCCAGGTTGTATGGGCCGGCGAGCGCATCAGCGACCGGTTCCTGGCCAACCTTGTGGACGGGGACAAGGTCATCGAGGTAGGGACACGGTTCCGGGGCGGCCGGCTCTATGAAGCCACCCAGTCCGGTTTCTGGACGGCAGCACGGATCTAG
- a CDS encoding Nramp family divalent metal transporter translates to MTLHDPHTSGKGLKGDEASGSAGRQKTGRLPALRWAELPKPVALRKMLGPGVILVAVGIGSGEYISHPYITSQVGLTFLWAAAVGLGLQYFINTEVARYTLATGETAVTGFTRLWRGWAPLFVIMTVIPFAWPGWMSSAATMVTFTAGGQGNVQWISIGGLVLIGLVLTLSPIVYKTVERLEFLKVIAILIFAVVIILFVIGWEPWAALPAATVQGAFRMPDGISAAFLVTAMVFAGGGGALNLTVSNYIRDKGWGMGAHAPRIVSPITGHEEAGSGTGTQFKMTPENTASWKIWWKNAKTEQFWSFFVIGLFTIVIFSLLAYRLIPVGTYEGKGDLSFIQLQASVIGEQFGGVLQTFYLLIGTVALMFANLAVVDIVARVVADVLAVSYLREHKFWTEAKIYSVSVWTMVGLGIVILGAGVTQPITLLAMAAILNCGVMVVYCALLIQVNRKLHKVVRITRPRMVALGIAVVFYAAVAIFTTVTQIQAIAAA, encoded by the coding sequence ATGACATTGCATGATCCACACACATCCGGCAAGGGGTTGAAAGGCGACGAAGCCTCCGGTTCGGCCGGACGCCAGAAGACAGGCCGCCTCCCCGCCCTCCGATGGGCCGAACTGCCCAAACCCGTCGCGCTACGCAAGATGCTCGGCCCGGGTGTCATCCTGGTCGCCGTCGGCATCGGGTCAGGCGAGTACATCTCCCACCCCTACATCACCAGCCAGGTGGGCCTTACCTTCCTGTGGGCGGCCGCCGTCGGGTTAGGTCTTCAGTACTTCATCAACACCGAAGTAGCCCGCTACACGTTGGCCACAGGCGAGACCGCAGTTACCGGGTTTACTCGCCTATGGCGTGGATGGGCACCCTTGTTTGTCATCATGACCGTCATTCCTTTTGCCTGGCCGGGCTGGATGAGCAGCGCTGCCACCATGGTGACCTTCACCGCCGGCGGGCAGGGTAATGTCCAGTGGATCTCCATCGGAGGCCTCGTACTTATTGGTCTGGTACTGACGCTCTCCCCCATCGTCTACAAAACCGTTGAGCGCCTCGAGTTCCTCAAGGTGATCGCCATCCTCATCTTTGCCGTCGTCATCATCCTTTTTGTCATCGGATGGGAGCCGTGGGCCGCACTGCCCGCCGCCACCGTGCAGGGCGCATTCCGGATGCCCGACGGCATCTCGGCAGCATTCCTGGTCACTGCAATGGTGTTCGCAGGCGGCGGTGGAGCCCTGAACCTCACCGTCAGCAACTACATCAGGGACAAAGGCTGGGGCATGGGAGCTCACGCTCCGCGCATCGTCTCCCCCATCACCGGTCACGAGGAAGCCGGTTCCGGCACGGGAACCCAGTTCAAGATGACCCCGGAGAACACTGCCAGCTGGAAAATCTGGTGGAAGAACGCGAAGACCGAGCAGTTCTGGTCGTTCTTCGTGATCGGGTTGTTCACCATCGTGATCTTCTCGCTCCTTGCTTACCGACTGATTCCCGTGGGCACCTACGAGGGCAAGGGCGACCTTTCCTTCATCCAACTTCAGGCAAGCGTGATCGGGGAGCAATTTGGCGGTGTGCTGCAGACTTTCTACCTGCTCATCGGCACAGTTGCCCTAATGTTCGCCAACCTGGCCGTAGTCGATATCGTCGCCCGTGTGGTGGCAGATGTCCTGGCAGTCAGCTACCTGCGTGAGCACAAGTTCTGGACCGAAGCCAAGATCTACTCGGTCTCCGTGTGGACCATGGTGGGTCTTGGCATCGTGATCCTCGGCGCCGGCGTAACTCAGCCGATTACCCTCTTGGCCATGGCGGCAATACTCAACTGCGGTGTCATGGTGGTGTACTGCGCCCTGCTCATCCAGGTCAACCGCAAGCTCCACAAGGTGGTCCGCATCACCCGGCCACGCATGGTTGCCCTTGGTATCGCCGTGGTCTTCTACGCCGCAGTGGCCATCTTTACCACCGTCACCCAGATTCAAGCCATCGCTGCCGCGTAG
- a CDS encoding NAD(P)-dependent oxidoreductase, which produces MSTPKITFVGAGAIGLPMAVRAAAAGTVTVVDTSPERLAEARSHGLHTTDSLSAAPAADVVLVMVATAQQAESVLFGPGGVYETAVPTAVVALLSTIGPAAMEKIASNRPSDGPTLLDIPVTGGIPGAIAGTLTLFSGGDTAAIEQIRPVLESMGNVVLAGPNLADGQAYKIVNQLLATSQLVVAAEALAFAEKLGLDAAKVFEAVKGGAGGSWMLSNYGPRMLSETKDIAARVDIFLKDAALVGETATAAGYKSEMIDATVAVLEKAVEQGLASEDASAVIDVYRKGA; this is translated from the coding sequence ATGAGCACCCCCAAGATCACGTTTGTTGGCGCTGGCGCCATTGGCCTGCCGATGGCCGTCCGCGCCGCAGCGGCAGGCACCGTCACCGTCGTCGACACCTCGCCTGAGAGGTTGGCCGAAGCACGCTCGCATGGGTTGCATACGACCGACTCACTGAGCGCAGCACCGGCCGCGGACGTGGTCTTGGTCATGGTGGCGACGGCGCAGCAAGCCGAGTCAGTCCTCTTTGGTCCGGGCGGCGTGTACGAGACCGCCGTGCCCACGGCTGTCGTCGCGCTCCTTTCCACCATCGGTCCTGCCGCCATGGAGAAAATCGCAAGCAACCGGCCCAGCGATGGACCAACGCTGCTTGATATCCCCGTTACGGGTGGCATCCCTGGGGCGATTGCGGGCACGCTGACCCTCTTCTCCGGCGGTGACACCGCAGCGATCGAGCAGATCCGTCCCGTGCTCGAAAGCATGGGCAACGTGGTGCTCGCCGGACCCAATCTGGCTGATGGGCAAGCGTATAAAATCGTGAATCAACTCCTCGCCACCAGCCAACTCGTGGTGGCCGCCGAAGCATTGGCCTTCGCAGAGAAGCTTGGTTTGGATGCCGCCAAGGTGTTCGAGGCAGTCAAGGGTGGCGCGGGTGGATCGTGGATGCTCAGCAACTATGGCCCGCGGATGCTGTCCGAAACCAAGGACATCGCCGCCCGCGTGGACATTTTCCTGAAGGACGCGGCGCTGGTGGGCGAGACAGCAACGGCAGCGGGCTACAAGAGCGAGATGATCGACGCTACCGTCGCAGTTCTGGAGAAGGCGGTGGAACAGGGCCTGGCTTCGGAAGACGCTTCTGCCGTGATCGACGTCTACCGCAAGGGCGCCTGA
- a CDS encoding VOC family protein has protein sequence MKNTLSTARGVDHIGITVPSIEEATAFFEEAFGAEAIYDMLPEPLSGPGIESGLGVPKGTVLQRIRMLRLGQGPSIELFEYSGVTQNDPVIPTDYGIQHFCVYVDNIHEAAERLSGAGAVLLSEPQPLPGGDAGSGNMYLYSRSPWGSTIELVTYPSPQAYESRTSRRRWRPDPPAASAPTGDSALTGDLAHSSQ, from the coding sequence ATGAAGAACACACTTTCAACAGCACGGGGCGTCGACCACATCGGCATCACTGTTCCCAGCATCGAGGAAGCCACGGCCTTCTTCGAAGAAGCGTTCGGAGCGGAAGCCATCTATGACATGCTCCCGGAGCCGCTTTCCGGCCCAGGCATCGAATCAGGACTTGGGGTGCCAAAGGGCACAGTCCTACAACGCATCCGTATGCTCCGGTTGGGCCAAGGACCAAGTATTGAATTATTCGAATACTCGGGCGTCACGCAAAACGATCCGGTCATTCCAACCGATTACGGCATCCAGCACTTCTGCGTCTACGTCGATAACATTCACGAGGCCGCGGAGAGGCTCTCAGGGGCGGGAGCGGTGCTGCTGAGCGAACCTCAACCGCTCCCCGGAGGCGATGCCGGCAGCGGAAACATGTACCTTTATTCGCGTTCCCCCTGGGGCAGCACGATCGAACTTGTTACATACCCCTCTCCACAGGCGTATGAGAGCCGAACGAGCCGTCGTCGCTGGCGCCCCGACCCACCTGCCGCTTCAGCACCGACCGGCGACTCAGCACTGACCGGAGACCTTGCACACTCGTCTCAGTAA
- a CDS encoding CaiB/BaiF CoA transferase family protein gives MTIHTSPSVAWPKTALNDAPQEQTFPANMFGRIGTGPLSGILIADFGRVLAGPYCTMLLADMGATVVKVESPDGDETRAWKPPVRDAESTYYLSINRNKGSISLDLRDPEDQKIALDLAGRADVLVENFKPGGLDRFGLDYESVAATNPDVIYASITGFGTAGGASLPGYDLLVQAMSGLMSLTGSPDSPAYRSGVAVFDVITGLHAAIGILAALHERDSSGKGQRIEVNLMASALSGMVNQTAGYLLSGTVPTRLGNEHPSIYPYEPLMTGDGDIVIAIGNDPQFRKLCHALGLPHVAEDPRFAAAPDRSLNREELRPLLQAALAGKSSTEWFDILTDCGLPCAPINDVRQGIDFAERIGLDPVVTIGHGPGSMPTVRNPITFSETPVSYDLAPPAHDADRQSVLSWLAATSPKNTAETFPTPAEQLAHPSRKAQR, from the coding sequence GTGACGATCCACACCAGCCCCAGCGTTGCCTGGCCAAAGACGGCCCTGAACGACGCCCCGCAAGAACAGACTTTCCCCGCCAACATGTTCGGACGCATAGGCACCGGCCCGCTGTCGGGAATCCTTATAGCCGACTTCGGCCGGGTATTGGCCGGCCCCTACTGCACCATGCTGCTGGCCGACATGGGAGCCACAGTGGTCAAGGTTGAAAGTCCCGATGGCGACGAAACCCGCGCCTGGAAGCCACCGGTCCGGGACGCAGAGTCCACGTATTACCTCTCCATCAACCGCAACAAGGGTTCCATCTCCTTGGACCTGCGGGATCCTGAGGATCAGAAAATCGCCCTGGATCTTGCCGGTCGGGCCGACGTCCTGGTGGAAAACTTCAAGCCAGGTGGCCTGGATCGCTTTGGGCTCGACTATGAGTCGGTGGCCGCCACCAATCCTGACGTGATCTATGCATCCATCACGGGATTCGGGACTGCCGGAGGCGCATCCTTACCGGGATATGACCTTCTGGTGCAAGCGATGTCAGGCTTGATGAGCCTGACAGGATCACCGGACAGCCCGGCGTACCGCTCCGGGGTGGCAGTCTTTGACGTCATCACCGGACTCCACGCAGCAATTGGTATCCTCGCCGCTCTGCACGAACGCGATAGCAGTGGCAAAGGGCAACGCATTGAAGTCAACCTGATGGCGTCGGCATTGTCCGGAATGGTTAATCAGACCGCCGGATATCTCCTGAGTGGGACAGTCCCCACCAGACTCGGCAACGAACACCCGAGCATCTACCCATACGAACCACTGATGACAGGCGATGGTGACATTGTTATTGCCATCGGCAATGATCCCCAATTCCGGAAATTGTGCCACGCATTGGGCCTTCCCCATGTGGCCGAGGACCCCCGGTTCGCCGCAGCTCCGGATCGAAGCCTGAACCGGGAGGAGCTCAGGCCCTTGCTCCAAGCGGCCCTCGCCGGGAAGTCCTCAACGGAATGGTTCGACATCCTCACGGACTGCGGCCTCCCCTGCGCCCCCATTAACGACGTCCGGCAGGGCATCGACTTCGCGGAAAGAATAGGGCTGGACCCCGTGGTCACCATCGGCCACGGCCCTGGGTCGATGCCTACAGTCCGCAACCCCATTACATTCTCAGAGACTCCCGTCAGCTACGACCTGGCTCCGCCAGCCCACGACGCGGACAGGCAATCTGTTCTGTCCTGGCTTGCAGCGACGTCTCCGAAGAACACAGCCGAAACATTCCCAACGCCCGCTGAACAGCTGGCCCATCCGTCAAGAAAGGCGCAGAGATGA
- the catA gene encoding catechol 1,2-dioxygenase, translating to MSIDNPLSRAEAAGTAAEAGAGATARFRADKTSAAASSQERVAHLAGLAIKALNGIILDEDVTYDEYNALKSWLIRVGDDGEWPLFLDVWLEHSVEEVANKNRHGSKGTIEGPYYVPGSPAQGTPGTLPMRDDEPGTPLLFQGQVTSVDGAPLDGARIELWQADDLGFYSQFAPSLPEWNLRGTVIADGEGNFQVNTIQPAPYQIPTDGACGQLIASAGWHAWRPAHLHLKVSAPGHQLITTQLYFPGDPHNADDIASAVKPELMLDVQERGNGAGRVTTYNFRLDPES from the coding sequence ATGAGCATTGACAATCCCCTTTCCCGCGCCGAGGCAGCAGGCACCGCAGCGGAAGCAGGCGCAGGCGCCACAGCCAGGTTTCGTGCCGACAAAACATCTGCCGCCGCTTCAAGCCAGGAGCGCGTGGCACACCTCGCCGGCCTTGCCATCAAGGCATTGAACGGCATCATCCTCGACGAGGATGTCACATACGACGAATACAACGCCCTGAAGAGTTGGCTCATCAGGGTCGGGGACGACGGCGAGTGGCCGCTCTTTCTCGACGTGTGGCTGGAGCATTCCGTAGAAGAAGTGGCCAATAAGAACCGCCATGGTTCCAAGGGCACTATTGAGGGTCCCTACTATGTTCCCGGGTCTCCTGCCCAGGGAACCCCGGGCACCTTGCCCATGCGCGATGACGAACCGGGCACACCTTTGCTCTTCCAAGGCCAAGTGACGAGCGTGGATGGCGCACCGCTGGATGGTGCCCGAATCGAGCTCTGGCAAGCAGATGACTTGGGCTTCTATTCCCAATTTGCGCCGTCGCTTCCGGAATGGAACCTCCGCGGAACTGTCATTGCTGATGGAGAAGGTAACTTCCAGGTCAACACGATCCAACCCGCTCCGTACCAGATCCCTACAGACGGCGCATGCGGGCAACTCATTGCGTCAGCTGGATGGCATGCATGGCGCCCTGCCCACCTGCACCTCAAGGTCTCGGCACCGGGCCATCAGCTGATTACCACCCAGCTCTACTTCCCGGGAGATCCTCACAATGCCGATGACATCGCTTCTGCGGTCAAACCGGAACTCATGCTCGATGTCCAGGAGCGTGGGAACGGGGCCGGGCGTGTGACCACGTACAACTTCAGGCTCGACCCCGAGTCCTGA
- a CDS encoding SDR family oxidoreductase, with protein sequence MAGRVDGKRIFITGAGSGMGRAVALSLAAEGALLTIFDLNAEAADKVAQEIVADGGRAIATSGNVVERNDVAAAVMAGVEEYGGLDVMFAIAGIIRPMHFLDVTEENWRTTLDVNGLGTLICQQEAAKQMIAQGTGGKLILTSSIAGRQGYPNFAPYCASKFAVNSLVQAAARGLAEHRITCNAFAPGVVDTPLWRKLDLDIMELGDTSAPGQAFEEFSGSILAGRPGTPEDVTGTALYLASSDSDYMTGQVVMIDGGMVLV encoded by the coding sequence ATGGCAGGACGAGTAGACGGCAAGAGAATCTTCATCACTGGAGCAGGCAGCGGCATGGGCAGGGCAGTCGCCCTTAGCCTGGCGGCCGAGGGCGCATTGCTGACCATCTTCGATCTCAATGCCGAAGCTGCCGATAAGGTCGCCCAGGAGATTGTGGCGGACGGCGGAAGGGCCATCGCAACTTCAGGCAATGTGGTTGAGCGCAACGATGTTGCAGCCGCCGTTATGGCAGGAGTCGAAGAATATGGCGGACTGGATGTGATGTTCGCCATCGCTGGCATCATTCGCCCCATGCATTTTCTCGACGTGACGGAAGAAAACTGGCGGACGACCCTGGATGTCAACGGTTTAGGGACCCTGATCTGCCAGCAGGAGGCCGCCAAGCAGATGATCGCGCAGGGAACCGGCGGAAAGTTGATCCTTACGTCCTCCATTGCCGGCCGCCAAGGCTACCCGAACTTCGCACCGTATTGTGCAAGCAAGTTCGCCGTCAATTCCCTTGTACAGGCCGCAGCAAGGGGTCTGGCCGAGCACCGCATCACCTGTAACGCCTTCGCCCCCGGCGTGGTGGACACGCCACTCTGGCGCAAGCTGGACCTGGACATCATGGAACTGGGAGACACGAGCGCACCCGGTCAGGCATTCGAAGAGTTCTCGGGATCCATCCTCGCAGGACGGCCCGGTACACCGGAGGATGTGACCGGGACCGCGCTCTATTTGGCTTCCTCCGACTCTGACTACATGACTGGCCAAGTTGTCATGATCGACGGTGGCATGGTCCTCGTCTAG
- a CDS encoding acyl-CoA dehydrogenase family protein, with translation MTATADRRARERTTATSDYFLLDSDLNAEEIAVRDKVRDFAENRVLPVINEYWEKAEFPDELLEPLAKLNIIGTINQGYGCPGMSRKAAGMVAREMARADGSLNTFLGIHSNLCMGALNILGSDEQKEEWLPPLARIAKTGAFALTEPDHGSDSVALETEARRDGDHWVITGHKRWIGNGHCADVIVLFARNAEDGNVNAFVVEKDADGKYPAGYFPTVISGKVGKRAILQADIEIRQMRLPAANRLEGCHSFKDVSRVLQATRGGAAWEAVGHAMAAFEIAADYSRTRHQFGKPIGSYQLVQSRLANMLSELTTMQLLCTRMAELADRGQLTNAQASMVKMATSQKGKWICNEARDLLGGNGLLLENHVVRHMTDMEVVSTYEGTDSMQALIVGRDITGISAFN, from the coding sequence ATGACCGCCACCGCAGACCGCAGAGCACGCGAACGTACCACTGCGACTTCCGACTATTTTCTGTTGGATTCAGATCTGAACGCCGAGGAGATCGCCGTTCGGGACAAGGTCCGTGACTTCGCAGAGAACCGTGTTCTTCCAGTCATCAATGAATACTGGGAGAAAGCAGAGTTTCCGGATGAACTCCTGGAGCCGCTGGCCAAGCTGAACATCATCGGAACCATCAACCAAGGCTATGGCTGTCCGGGTATGAGCCGCAAAGCCGCGGGCATGGTGGCCCGTGAAATGGCTCGCGCCGACGGAAGCCTCAATACGTTCCTTGGCATTCACTCGAACCTGTGCATGGGCGCGCTCAACATTCTGGGCAGCGACGAACAGAAGGAAGAGTGGCTCCCTCCGTTGGCCAGGATCGCCAAGACGGGGGCCTTCGCCCTCACGGAACCGGATCATGGATCGGACTCTGTCGCGCTGGAGACCGAAGCCCGCCGCGACGGCGACCACTGGGTCATCACCGGGCACAAGCGTTGGATTGGCAACGGCCACTGCGCCGATGTCATTGTGCTGTTCGCCCGGAACGCCGAGGACGGCAATGTCAACGCTTTTGTGGTGGAGAAGGATGCCGACGGCAAATACCCGGCAGGATACTTTCCCACAGTCATCAGCGGAAAAGTTGGCAAACGGGCCATACTCCAAGCCGATATTGAGATACGCCAGATGCGACTGCCCGCCGCCAACCGGCTGGAAGGCTGCCACTCCTTCAAGGACGTTTCCCGCGTCCTGCAGGCGACCCGCGGCGGCGCGGCTTGGGAGGCCGTCGGCCACGCCATGGCGGCCTTCGAGATTGCCGCCGACTACTCACGAACACGGCACCAATTCGGAAAGCCCATCGGGTCATACCAGTTGGTCCAGTCCCGGCTCGCCAACATGCTCAGCGAACTCACCACCATGCAATTGTTGTGCACGCGAATGGCAGAACTCGCCGATCGTGGGCAATTGACGAACGCCCAGGCCTCCATGGTCAAGATGGCGACGTCCCAAAAAGGCAAATGGATCTGCAATGAAGCCCGTGACTTGCTGGGCGGCAACGGCCTGCTTCTGGAAAACCACGTAGTGCGCCACATGACCGACATGGAAGTCGTCTCCACCTACGAGGGAACCGACTCCATGCAGGCCCTGATAGTTGGACGTGACATCACGGGCATCTCGGCCTTCAACTAG
- a CDS encoding cysteine hydrolase family protein, producing the protein MAEAPIDLTKTALLLVDLQNDNVHEDGAFASFGAADHAKEQNLVTNVRNVVLWAREQSLPVIHNRIVFYPGHNFGGTNAPIFRMIGPESLKIGSWGADALEGLEALPNEPVLTRNRMSSFNGTGLDVLLRNAGIDTVIVVGVWTNMAVEHTIRDAADHGFRAVLVKDATSSINAEWQEAALSYALTNIAEFTTTEEITQAS; encoded by the coding sequence GTGGCAGAAGCCCCTATCGACCTGACCAAGACGGCCCTCCTTCTGGTGGACCTCCAGAATGACAATGTCCATGAGGACGGAGCCTTCGCTTCCTTTGGGGCCGCTGATCACGCCAAAGAGCAGAATCTCGTCACCAATGTCCGCAACGTTGTTCTCTGGGCGCGGGAACAATCCCTGCCGGTGATCCACAACCGGATCGTTTTTTATCCGGGTCACAACTTCGGCGGAACCAATGCTCCCATCTTCCGAATGATCGGACCCGAGTCGCTCAAGATTGGATCGTGGGGCGCTGATGCACTGGAAGGCCTGGAAGCCCTCCCCAACGAACCGGTCCTGACCCGCAACCGCATGAGCAGTTTCAACGGAACCGGCCTGGACGTCCTCCTCCGGAATGCCGGCATCGACACCGTCATTGTGGTGGGCGTCTGGACCAACATGGCCGTTGAGCACACCATCCGGGATGCGGCAGATCACGGGTTCCGGGCCGTCCTGGTGAAGGACGCCACGTCCAGCATCAACGCCGAATGGCAAGAGGCCGCGCTGTCCTATGCTTTGACCAACATTGCAGAGTTCACCACCACCGAAGAGATCACGCAAGCGTCCTGA